One Phocoena sinus isolate mPhoSin1 chromosome 14, mPhoSin1.pri, whole genome shotgun sequence genomic region harbors:
- the EWSR1 gene encoding RNA-binding protein EWS isoform X3 has protein sequence MASTDYSTYSQAAAQQGYSAYTAQPTQGYAQTTQAYGQQSYGTYGQPTDVSYTQAQTTATYGQTAYATSYGQPPTGYSTPTAPQAYSQPVQGYGTGAYDTTTATVTTTQASYAAQSAYGTQPAYPAYGQQPAATAPARPQDGNKPAETSQPQSSTGGYNQPSLGYGQSNYSYPQVPGSYPMQPVTAPPSYPPTSYSSTQPTSYDQSSYSQQNTYGQPSSYGQQSSYGQQSSYGQQPPTSYPPQTGSYSQAPSQYSQQSSSYGQQSSFRQDHPSSMGVYGQESGGFSGPGENRSMSGPDNRGRGRGGFDRGGMSRGGRGGGRGGMGSAGERGGFNKPGGPMDEGPDLDLGPPVDPDEDCDNSAIYVQGLSDSVTLDDLADFFKQCGVVKINKRTGQPMIHIYLDKETGKPKGDATVSYEDPPTAKTAVEWFDGKDFQGSKLKVSLARKKPPMNSMRGGMPPREGRGMPPPLRGGPGGPGGPGGPMGRMGGRGGDRGGFPPRGPRGSRGNPSGGGNVQHRAGDWQCPNPGCGNQNFAWRTECNQCKAPKPEGFLPPPFPPPGGDRGRGGPGGMRGGRGGLMDRGGPGGMFRGGRGGDRGGFRGTRGMDRGGFGGGRREASTVRNAETGPTRRRDPAELH, from the exons atggcgTCCACGG ATTACAGTACCTACAGCCAAGCTGCAGCCCAGCAGGG CTACAGTGCTTACACCGCCCAGCCCACTCAAGGATATGCACAGACCACCCAG GCATATGGGCAACAAAGTTATGGAACCTATGGACAGCCCACTGATGTCAGCTATACCCAGGCTCAGACCACTGCAACCTATGGGCAGACCGCCTATGCAACTTCTTATGGACAGCCTCCCACTG GATATTCTACTCCAACTGCCCCCCAGGCATACAGTCAGCCTGTCCAGGGGTACGGCACTGGTGCTTATGATACCACCACTGCTACAGTCACTACCACCCAGGCCTCCTATGCAGCTCAGTCTGCATATGGCACTCAGCCTGCTTATCCAGCCTATGGGCAGCAGCCAGCAGCCACCGCGCCTGCAAG acCGCAGGATGGTAACAAACCCGCTGAGACTAGTCAACCTCAATCTAGCACAGGAGGTTACAACCAGCCCAGCCTAGGATATGGACAGAGTAACTACAGTTATCCCCAGGTACCTGGGAGCTACCCCATGCAGCCAGTCACAGCACCACCATCCTATCCTCCTACCAG ctATTCTTCTACACAGCCGACTAGTTATGATCAGAGCAGTTACTCCCAGCAGAACACCTATGGGCAGCCGAGCAGCTATGGACAACAGAGTAGCTATGGTCAACAAAGCAGCTATGGGCAGCAGCCGCCCACTAGTTACCCCCCCCAAACTGGATCCTACAGCCAGGCTCCAAGTCAATATAGCCAACAGAGCAGCAGCTACGGGCAGCAGA GTTCATTCCGACAGGACCACCCCAGTAGCATGGGTGTTTATGGGCAGGAGTCTGGAGGATTTTCCGGACCAGGAGAGAACCGGAGCATGAGTGGCCCTGATAACcggggcaggggaagagggggatTTGATCGTGGAGGCATGAGCAGAGGTGGGCGGGGAGGAGGACGCGGTGGAATGGG CAGCGCTGGAGAGCGAGGTGGCTTCAATAAGCCTGGTG GACCCATGGACGAAGGACCAGATCTTGATTTAG GCCCACCTGTAGATCCAGATGAAGACTGTGACAACAGTGCAATTTATGTGCAAGGATTAAGTGACAGTGTGACTCTAGATGATCTGGCAGACTTCTTTAAGCAGTGTGGAGTTGTCAAG ATAAACAAGAGGACTGGACAACCCATGATCCATATCTATTTGGACAAGGAAACAGGAAAGCCCAAAGGCGATGCTACTGTATCCTATGAAGACCCGCCAACTGCCAAAACTGCCGTCGAGTGGTTTGATG GGAAAGATTTTCAAGGGAGCAAACTTAAAGTTTCTCTTGCTCGGAAGAAGCCTCCAATGAACAGCATGCGGGGAGGAATGCCCCCCCGTGAGGGCAGAGGGATGCCGCCGCCGCTCCGAGGAG GTCCAGGAGGCCCAGGAGGTCCTGGAGGACCCATGGGTCGCATGGGAGGCCgtggaggagacagaggaggcTTCCCACCAAGAGGGCCCCGCGGTTCCCGAGGGAACCCGTCTGGAGGAGGAAACGTCCAGCACCGAGCTGGAGACTGGCAGTGCCCCAATCC GGGGTGTGGAAACCAGAACTTTGCGTGGAGAACAGAGTGCAACCAGTGTAAGGCCCCAAAGCCTGAAGGCTTCCTCCCACCACCTTTCCCACCCCCAG GCGGTGACCGTGGCAGAGGTGGCCCTGGTGGCATGCGGGGAGGAAGAGGTGGCCTCATGGATCGAGGTGGTCCTGGTGGAATGTTCAGAGGTGGCCGTGGTGGAGACAGAGGTGGCTTCCGCGGCACCCGGGGCATGGACCGTGGTGGCTTTGGTGGAGGAAGACGAG AGGCGAGCACCGTCAGGAACGCAGAGACCGGCCCTACTAGACGCAGAGACCCCGCAGAGCTGCATTGA
- the EWSR1 gene encoding RNA-binding protein EWS isoform X2: MASTDYSTYSQAAAQQGYSAYTAQPTQGYAQTTQAYGQQSYGTYGQPTDVSYTQAQTTATYGQTAYATSYGQPPTGYSTPTAPQAYSQPVQGYGTGAYDTTTATVTTTQASYAAQSAYGTQPAYPAYGQQPAATAPARPQDGNKPAETSQPQSSTGGYNQPSLGYGQSNYSYPQVPGSYPMQPVTAPPSYPPTSYSSTQPTSYDQSSYSQQNTYGQPSSYGQQSSYGQQSSYGQQPPTSYPPQTGSYSQAPSQYSQQSSSYGQQSSFRQDHPSSMGVYGQESGGFSGPGENRSMSGPDNRGRGRGGFDRGGMSRGGRGGGRGGMGAGERGGFNKPGGPMDEGPDLDLGPPVDPDEDCDNSAIYVQGLSDSVTLDDLADFFKQCGVVKINKRTGQPMIHIYLDKETGKPKGDATVSYEDPPTAKTAVEWFDGKDFQGSKLKVSLARKKPPMNSMRGGMPPREGRGMPPPLRGGPGGPGGPGGPMGRMGGRGGDRGGFPPRGPRGSRGNPSGGGNVQHRAGDWQCPNPGCGNQNFAWRTECNQCKAPKPEGFLPPPFPPPGGDRGRGGPGGMRGGRGGLMDRGGPGGMFRGGRGGDRGGFRGTRGMDRGGFGGGRRGGPGGPPGPLMEQMGGRRGGRGGPGKMDKGEHRQERRDRPY, translated from the exons atggcgTCCACGG ATTACAGTACCTACAGCCAAGCTGCAGCCCAGCAGGG CTACAGTGCTTACACCGCCCAGCCCACTCAAGGATATGCACAGACCACCCAG GCATATGGGCAACAAAGTTATGGAACCTATGGACAGCCCACTGATGTCAGCTATACCCAGGCTCAGACCACTGCAACCTATGGGCAGACCGCCTATGCAACTTCTTATGGACAGCCTCCCACTG GATATTCTACTCCAACTGCCCCCCAGGCATACAGTCAGCCTGTCCAGGGGTACGGCACTGGTGCTTATGATACCACCACTGCTACAGTCACTACCACCCAGGCCTCCTATGCAGCTCAGTCTGCATATGGCACTCAGCCTGCTTATCCAGCCTATGGGCAGCAGCCAGCAGCCACCGCGCCTGCAAG acCGCAGGATGGTAACAAACCCGCTGAGACTAGTCAACCTCAATCTAGCACAGGAGGTTACAACCAGCCCAGCCTAGGATATGGACAGAGTAACTACAGTTATCCCCAGGTACCTGGGAGCTACCCCATGCAGCCAGTCACAGCACCACCATCCTATCCTCCTACCAG ctATTCTTCTACACAGCCGACTAGTTATGATCAGAGCAGTTACTCCCAGCAGAACACCTATGGGCAGCCGAGCAGCTATGGACAACAGAGTAGCTATGGTCAACAAAGCAGCTATGGGCAGCAGCCGCCCACTAGTTACCCCCCCCAAACTGGATCCTACAGCCAGGCTCCAAGTCAATATAGCCAACAGAGCAGCAGCTACGGGCAGCAGA GTTCATTCCGACAGGACCACCCCAGTAGCATGGGTGTTTATGGGCAGGAGTCTGGAGGATTTTCCGGACCAGGAGAGAACCGGAGCATGAGTGGCCCTGATAACcggggcaggggaagagggggatTTGATCGTGGAGGCATGAGCAGAGGTGGGCGGGGAGGAGGACGCGGTGGAATGGG CGCTGGAGAGCGAGGTGGCTTCAATAAGCCTGGTG GACCCATGGACGAAGGACCAGATCTTGATTTAG GCCCACCTGTAGATCCAGATGAAGACTGTGACAACAGTGCAATTTATGTGCAAGGATTAAGTGACAGTGTGACTCTAGATGATCTGGCAGACTTCTTTAAGCAGTGTGGAGTTGTCAAG ATAAACAAGAGGACTGGACAACCCATGATCCATATCTATTTGGACAAGGAAACAGGAAAGCCCAAAGGCGATGCTACTGTATCCTATGAAGACCCGCCAACTGCCAAAACTGCCGTCGAGTGGTTTGATG GGAAAGATTTTCAAGGGAGCAAACTTAAAGTTTCTCTTGCTCGGAAGAAGCCTCCAATGAACAGCATGCGGGGAGGAATGCCCCCCCGTGAGGGCAGAGGGATGCCGCCGCCGCTCCGAGGAG GTCCAGGAGGCCCAGGAGGTCCTGGAGGACCCATGGGTCGCATGGGAGGCCgtggaggagacagaggaggcTTCCCACCAAGAGGGCCCCGCGGTTCCCGAGGGAACCCGTCTGGAGGAGGAAACGTCCAGCACCGAGCTGGAGACTGGCAGTGCCCCAATCC GGGGTGTGGAAACCAGAACTTTGCGTGGAGAACAGAGTGCAACCAGTGTAAGGCCCCAAAGCCTGAAGGCTTCCTCCCACCACCTTTCCCACCCCCAG GCGGTGACCGTGGCAGAGGTGGCCCTGGTGGCATGCGGGGAGGAAGAGGTGGCCTCATGGATCGAGGTGGTCCTGGTGGAATGTTCAGAGGTGGCCGTGGTGGAGACAGAGGTGGCTTCCGCGGCACCCGGGGCATGGACCGTGGTGGCTTTGGTGGAGGAAGACGAGGTGGCCCTGGGGGACCCCCTGGACCTTTGATGGAACAGATGGGAGGAAGAAGAGGCGGGCGTGGAGGACCTGGGAAAATGGATAA AGGCGAGCACCGTCAGGAACGCAGAGACCGGCCCTACTAG
- the EWSR1 gene encoding RNA-binding protein EWS isoform X1, whose protein sequence is MASTDYSTYSQAAAQQGYSAYTAQPTQGYAQTTQAYGQQSYGTYGQPTDVSYTQAQTTATYGQTAYATSYGQPPTGYSTPTAPQAYSQPVQGYGTGAYDTTTATVTTTQASYAAQSAYGTQPAYPAYGQQPAATAPARPQDGNKPAETSQPQSSTGGYNQPSLGYGQSNYSYPQVPGSYPMQPVTAPPSYPPTSYSSTQPTSYDQSSYSQQNTYGQPSSYGQQSSYGQQSSYGQQPPTSYPPQTGSYSQAPSQYSQQSSSYGQQSSFRQDHPSSMGVYGQESGGFSGPGENRSMSGPDNRGRGRGGFDRGGMSRGGRGGGRGGMGSAGERGGFNKPGGPMDEGPDLDLGPPVDPDEDCDNSAIYVQGLSDSVTLDDLADFFKQCGVVKINKRTGQPMIHIYLDKETGKPKGDATVSYEDPPTAKTAVEWFDGKDFQGSKLKVSLARKKPPMNSMRGGMPPREGRGMPPPLRGGPGGPGGPGGPMGRMGGRGGDRGGFPPRGPRGSRGNPSGGGNVQHRAGDWQCPNPGCGNQNFAWRTECNQCKAPKPEGFLPPPFPPPGGDRGRGGPGGMRGGRGGLMDRGGPGGMFRGGRGGDRGGFRGTRGMDRGGFGGGRRGGPGGPPGPLMEQMGGRRGGRGGPGKMDKGEHRQERRDRPY, encoded by the exons atggcgTCCACGG ATTACAGTACCTACAGCCAAGCTGCAGCCCAGCAGGG CTACAGTGCTTACACCGCCCAGCCCACTCAAGGATATGCACAGACCACCCAG GCATATGGGCAACAAAGTTATGGAACCTATGGACAGCCCACTGATGTCAGCTATACCCAGGCTCAGACCACTGCAACCTATGGGCAGACCGCCTATGCAACTTCTTATGGACAGCCTCCCACTG GATATTCTACTCCAACTGCCCCCCAGGCATACAGTCAGCCTGTCCAGGGGTACGGCACTGGTGCTTATGATACCACCACTGCTACAGTCACTACCACCCAGGCCTCCTATGCAGCTCAGTCTGCATATGGCACTCAGCCTGCTTATCCAGCCTATGGGCAGCAGCCAGCAGCCACCGCGCCTGCAAG acCGCAGGATGGTAACAAACCCGCTGAGACTAGTCAACCTCAATCTAGCACAGGAGGTTACAACCAGCCCAGCCTAGGATATGGACAGAGTAACTACAGTTATCCCCAGGTACCTGGGAGCTACCCCATGCAGCCAGTCACAGCACCACCATCCTATCCTCCTACCAG ctATTCTTCTACACAGCCGACTAGTTATGATCAGAGCAGTTACTCCCAGCAGAACACCTATGGGCAGCCGAGCAGCTATGGACAACAGAGTAGCTATGGTCAACAAAGCAGCTATGGGCAGCAGCCGCCCACTAGTTACCCCCCCCAAACTGGATCCTACAGCCAGGCTCCAAGTCAATATAGCCAACAGAGCAGCAGCTACGGGCAGCAGA GTTCATTCCGACAGGACCACCCCAGTAGCATGGGTGTTTATGGGCAGGAGTCTGGAGGATTTTCCGGACCAGGAGAGAACCGGAGCATGAGTGGCCCTGATAACcggggcaggggaagagggggatTTGATCGTGGAGGCATGAGCAGAGGTGGGCGGGGAGGAGGACGCGGTGGAATGGG CAGCGCTGGAGAGCGAGGTGGCTTCAATAAGCCTGGTG GACCCATGGACGAAGGACCAGATCTTGATTTAG GCCCACCTGTAGATCCAGATGAAGACTGTGACAACAGTGCAATTTATGTGCAAGGATTAAGTGACAGTGTGACTCTAGATGATCTGGCAGACTTCTTTAAGCAGTGTGGAGTTGTCAAG ATAAACAAGAGGACTGGACAACCCATGATCCATATCTATTTGGACAAGGAAACAGGAAAGCCCAAAGGCGATGCTACTGTATCCTATGAAGACCCGCCAACTGCCAAAACTGCCGTCGAGTGGTTTGATG GGAAAGATTTTCAAGGGAGCAAACTTAAAGTTTCTCTTGCTCGGAAGAAGCCTCCAATGAACAGCATGCGGGGAGGAATGCCCCCCCGTGAGGGCAGAGGGATGCCGCCGCCGCTCCGAGGAG GTCCAGGAGGCCCAGGAGGTCCTGGAGGACCCATGGGTCGCATGGGAGGCCgtggaggagacagaggaggcTTCCCACCAAGAGGGCCCCGCGGTTCCCGAGGGAACCCGTCTGGAGGAGGAAACGTCCAGCACCGAGCTGGAGACTGGCAGTGCCCCAATCC GGGGTGTGGAAACCAGAACTTTGCGTGGAGAACAGAGTGCAACCAGTGTAAGGCCCCAAAGCCTGAAGGCTTCCTCCCACCACCTTTCCCACCCCCAG GCGGTGACCGTGGCAGAGGTGGCCCTGGTGGCATGCGGGGAGGAAGAGGTGGCCTCATGGATCGAGGTGGTCCTGGTGGAATGTTCAGAGGTGGCCGTGGTGGAGACAGAGGTGGCTTCCGCGGCACCCGGGGCATGGACCGTGGTGGCTTTGGTGGAGGAAGACGAGGTGGCCCTGGGGGACCCCCTGGACCTTTGATGGAACAGATGGGAGGAAGAAGAGGCGGGCGTGGAGGACCTGGGAAAATGGATAA AGGCGAGCACCGTCAGGAACGCAGAGACCGGCCCTACTAG
- the RHBDD3 gene encoding rhomboid domain-containing protein 3 produces MHARGPPGLLTPALPLASSVLMLLMSGLWLLGAGPSLVLAPELLLDPWQAHRLLTHALGHKALPGLLLSLLLLPTLGWRQECHLGTLRFLHVSTLLALASGLMAVLLAGLGVSSAAGGCGYMPVHLAMLAGQGYNPRRPRGALPPWLLPWLLLALTPLLSSEPPFLQLFCGLLAGLAYAAGAFRWLEISEQRLQALQEGVLCRALAGCWPLQLLPTPGSLAELPVTHPAGVRPPTPGPPYMASPSLWPLSEGSAPLPPVLGPMQPLWEGSSEVGLAWSGPSFPPGNPLWAALDEQMLQKGIQASLLEGPVQGPESPLRLSKSSVSSLRLQQLERMGFPTEQAVVALAATGRVEGAVSLLVGGEVGTEALVTQGRGGPTHPEGPGPP; encoded by the exons ATGCATGCCAGAGGTCCCCCTGGCCTACTGACCCCGGCGCTGCCTCTCGCCTCCTCCGTCCTGATGCTGCTCATGAGCGGCCTGTGGCTTCTGGGAGCTGGCCCCAGCCTTGTCCTGGCCCCAGAGCTGCTGCTGGACCCTTGGCAGG CGCACCGGCTGCTGACACATGCCCTGGGCCACAAggccctcccagggctgctgctgaGCCTGCTGCTCCTGCCCACACTGGGCTGGCGGCAGGAGTGCCACCTGGGCACACTGCGGTTCCTGCATGTCTCTACCCTCCTTGCCCTGGCCTCCGGGCTGATGGCTGTGCTGCTGGCAGGCCTCGGGGTGTCCAGTGCAGCCGGGGGCTGTGGATACATGCCTGTCCACCTGGCCATGCTGGCGGGGCAGGGTTACAACCCTAGACGGCCCCGTGGGGCACTGCCACCATGGCTCCTGCCGTGGCTGCTGCTCGCCCTGACACCACTGCTCAGCTCCGAGCCGCCCTTCCTGCAGCTCTTCTGTGGCCTCCTGGCTGGCCTGGCCT ACGCGGCTGGGGCCTTCCGGTGGCTGGAGATCTCTGAGCAGCGGCTGCAGGCACTGCAGGAGGGTGTCCTGTGCAGGGCCCTGGCGGGGTGCTGGCCGCTCCAgctccttcccaccccaggcagcctggctgagCTGCCTGTCACCCATCCTGCCGGAGTGAG GCCGCCCACCCCTGGACCTCCTTACATGGCCTCCCCTAGCCTCTGGCCCCTCAGCGAAGGCTCAGCCCCGCTCCCGCCAGTCCTGGGGCCTATGCAACCGCTCTGGGAGGGCTCCTCAGAGGTGGGACTGGCCTGGTCTGGGCCCAGCTTCCCCCCAGGGAACCCGCTGTGGGCAGCCCTAGACGAGCAGATGCTGCAGAAGGGGATCCAGGCCTCGCTCCTTGAGGGGCCAGTCCAGGGTCCCGAGAGCCCACTCCGGCTGTCTAAGTCCTCCGTCTCCTCCCTGCG GCTGCAGCAACTGGAGCGCATGGGCTTCCCCACGGAGCAGGCGGTGGTGGCCCTGGCAGCCACAGGCCGTGTGGAGGGTGCCGTGTCACTGCTGGTCGGTGGGGAGGTGGGCACCGAGGCGCTGGTGACtcaggggaggggtgggcccACCCACCCTGAGGGTCCTGGGCCCCCCTAG